From the Mangifera indica cultivar Alphonso chromosome 10, CATAS_Mindica_2.1, whole genome shotgun sequence genome, one window contains:
- the LOC123226726 gene encoding aarF domain-containing protein kinase 1-like produces the protein MWSVLFTQVCQTTEKELGKSIDDVFMDFVRTPSATASIAQVHRAKLIDGRDVVVKVQHPGIKTIILEDLKDVKYIVDWIAWPDPVYNFNPVLDEWCREAPKELDFKLEEVNSSDRLQCFPRCFNAGNFLVTKEAPHRPILLDFGLTKKLSNSVKQALAKFFLACAEQ, from the exons ATGTGGTCGGTGTTGTTTACACAGGTTTGTCAGACCACAGAAAAAGAGTTGGGTAAATCCATCGACGATGTCTTCATGGATTTTGTCAGAACTCCTTCGGCAACAGCATCA ATTGCACAAGTCCACCGTGCCAAGCTGATTGATGGGCGGGATGTGGTTGTCAAAGTTCAACATCCGGGCATCAAGACAATTATCTTGGAG GACCTGAAGGATGTAAAATACATTGTCGACTGGATAGCTTGGCCAGACCCTGTATATAACTTCAATCCTGTTTTAGACGAGTGGTGCAGAGAAGCTCCAAAAGAACTTGACTTCAAACTTGAAGAGG TCAATTCCTCTGACCGACTTCAATGCTTTCCTCGGTGTTTTAATGCAGGAAATTTCCTTGTTACCAAGGAGGCTCCCCACCGTCCAATTTTGCTTGATTTTGGGCTCACGAAGAAACTATCAAACTCTGTGAAACAAGCACTTGCAAAATTTTTCTTGGCTTGTGCAGAG CAATAA